The Carassius gibelio isolate Cgi1373 ecotype wild population from Czech Republic chromosome B5, carGib1.2-hapl.c, whole genome shotgun sequence genome segment ATTAAAAATGTGTGTTGTTCATTGAGAAgggtaaatatgtatattttgtatGTGTTACATTCCTGATGTGTTTGTCTTTTTAGGGGGCTTTTGGAGCTCTGCAGAAGATCTGTGAGGACTCTGCTGAGATCCTAGACAGTGACATGCTGGACCGACCACTCAACGTGATGATCCCCAAGTTTCTGCAGTTCTTCAAGCACAGTAGCCCCAAGATCAGGTAAGATAAACCTGCGTTCCTTAATGGAGCCCAAATGTTTGAAACCGTGGGGAAAAGTTACTTGTAACTAATTGATTTAGACACaatcttagggttaggagtcaaactctctaaccactaggccacgacttcccctcaataagagtaattttatttcacGTTAATGATATATATCATGATATAGTTATTTTTGATAAGGTCTTTTGATATCAACATTTTTGATAACATTGAAATTTCATATTTCATGTGTCAGTATCACAAAAAAGAATACTGAGTGACAATAAGAAGAATAAGACAAGTAAAAAgattaaataagaataagaagcaaATTATAAGCATAGGACAAAAGTTACACAAGTGATTTAGTGAAGagcagtgacatttttttttttttaagtcagataGCAGGAATATTAAACTGCTGTCACTTCAATAGGATCCAATATTACTGTTAAacgtgttttctttctcagttttTTGCTTTAACTTATGACCTTATTTACTGTGCTTATGAGGATACTtgcaatatttctttatttttgccatttttacacacaagtgtgtgtgtgtttaactgcttGAGGCCTGTAATTTGACAAAAATAACTCAATAACTTCACATTTTATGAGCACCGCCTCTCTGACAGCACTCAGACAGATCACGCATATAGCGAAATTAGTTCTCTTTCACTGCTGATTGCATCTCAGCAGATTAAAAACACTTGTTTTTAAACTGCACTGCTTAAAAATACGTGCAAATGATACTTTTTCATGAGCATTTAGCCATTAACGACAAGTGAGCGTATAACCACTATTGAGAAGAAAGTCCAAAATCTCTACCACTTGACAAATTCCTGCCAGCCAGTCGTGTCTACAGGAATCTGGCCCACCCCTAATATCAGATTTTCAATTTGTTTTCCTTTTGCatgtgttttatctttttttgccAATGAATCACACTAAAAAAAACCAAgtagagggagacagagagagtttTTTTTACCATAACTGCACAAAATGAACTCACTATTGATCAGGGCTTCCTGCAGACTATCTCCTCCAACATGATTTTGTGTGGCAGTAGTAGCTACACACTGTGTTATTGACGACTTTTTCCGTTTTAGGATGAATGGCGATGCAAAACCACCAGCTTCTGTGGTCCAtacagtttttagtgctgcactGTTTACAATATAATCGTATGTGTAGTATTAACATtgtccatattttatttttaaatattacggTTATCGTCAATACCAGTATATAGTGACCACCCAGTACTGGGTAGATTACTACTCGCTGAGCAGTTGTTTGATATATGTATGGTGCTTGTTGTCTGTTGTAGGTCTCATGCCATTGCCTGTGTGAACCAGTTCATCATCAGCAGAACACAGGCCCTGATGTTGCACATAGATCCTTTCATTGAGGTACCGTCTATAAAACCGGCCACCTTAATAGTatatgttcacccaaaaataaaaataaatctgaaaacccCAGAATTGTGATGTTGGTTTTGAGGAAGTTGTGTCACCGTTTAGTTCgagaaatgaaaatgttctttaaatgtatgtaaatgtctTTGTGCCGCAGAACCTGTTTGCACTGGCAGGTGATGAGGAGCCTGAAGTGAGGAAGAATGTGTGCAGAGCTTTAGTCATGCTCTTGGAAGTCAGATTAGACCGTCTCCTTCCTCACATGCACAACATCATTGAGGTTAGATCACACCATCTGCAACCCCTAATGTAACTCTATGACATGATTTCTGAAAGAAGGAACCTACTTTTCTTGTCATCTCTAACTTAGTAAATGTTTTTTGCTAAATGTGGTCAGATCCCAGAGAGGCAAAGTGAAGCAACAGCAGCCTCTtgtggacttttttttatttatttttttatgctagtTTGGTAAAAGTACACTCAGTGAGCCTTCATAAAACCGAAGCAAAGTTAATTTCTACACATAAAAGTATTATGTTACATTCaaggtattaatttattttatttttttctatgaaaattacttttttaacattttgcacaaaaatatgccCATGTTTCATGAATAAGGCTTGATGTTTTTATGCTCGCAACCCCTTTTCTGTTTTTCAGTACATGTTGCAGAGGACTCAAGATCAGGATGAAAATGTCGCTCTGGAGGCCTGTGAATTTTGGCTCACGCTTGCCGAGCAGCCTGTGTGTAAGGAGGTTCTGTGTGGACACCTGCCTAAGTGAGCATGTGCAAACACACAGTGTCCTTTTGATTAGAATAAAAAACGATCAACTGTTGTAGATGcatttaattataatgcatttcaGCACAGGACAAAGCTGGATCAGGATCAGTCATgagtttgtttgttattttgtcaCAGATTGATACCGGTTCTTGTGAATGGAATGAAGTACTCTGAGATTGACATAATCCTGTTGAAGGTCAGTTTCTCTATCTGGTTCTAAAGCTTCTTTTTGATGTGTTTTCATAGGTCACCCTAAACATAAAAGATAAAGAagtaaaacatattaaataacaACTGTGATTTGAGTTCATACTCGCAGCAAACATGTGATTTGGTTACAGTGCTCAACCGCATTTACAAAACCCATATTGtcaatttgtttacatttgtcaTATGCAAATTAATAGCTTTTTATTTTCCATATCTCAGCCTGTCTTTTAGAGAATCATTAAGTACAGAAAGCATTATTTCAAGAATACATTAGTATTTGAGATTTATTTTGAAAGCATGTGATGCAGAAAAAGATAATTATAGGTTTATGCCAAATAAAAAGATAATCTTACTATGTTAATGATCTCCAGGGTGATGTTGAGGAGGATGAAGCAATCCCGGACAATGAGCAGGACATTCGCCCCAGGTTCCATCGCTCACGCACTGTGGCCCAACAACACGAGGGTGGAGACTCCAttgaggaagatgatgatgaagatgatttgGATGATGATGAAACCATCTCAGATTGGAACTTGAGTAAGAAACGGTGTTTAAAAATGACAAGTCCTTGACTTCTTTAAAACGGACATACAGTGAGACATTTGCTGTTgtcttcattatttttttctggtgTGTGTAGGGAAATGTTCTGCAGCTGCACTAGATGTCCTGGCGAATGTTTTCAGAGATGATTTGCTTTTGCATATTCTTCCTTTACTGAAAGAACTACTGTTCCATCCAGAGTGGCTTGTTAAAGAGTCTGGCATACTTGTACTGGGAGCCATTGCTGAAGGTATTCAAACATTTCCCATGAATGCATTATAGAATTCATTCACTGCATAAACATTAGGATTCAAAATGGGAAACTTGGATATACctaacactactgttcaaaagttttttattatttaataaataaggtggttttcaatttatttatatgtttatttattttttgtatgagaagtattttctttctttgctttAGGCTGTATGCAGGGGATGATCCCCTACTTGCCGGAGTTGATTCCTCATTTGGTGCAGTGTCTGTCTGATAAGAAGGCACTGGTTCGATCCATCACTTGCTGGACTCTAAGCCGCTATGCACACTGGGTTGTTAGCCAGCCCCCTGACATCTACCTCAAACCGCTCATGACAGAACTGCTCAAACGGATACTTGACAGCAACAAGCGTGTCCAAGAGGCCGCTTGCAGGTATTTATGTGTATGCATGTCATCTAGTTTAAAGAACATTGTGTTATCTGAGGTGTCTTTTTAGCTTTAGGCATTTGCCTCTTTAAGTCTCTGACTCACTTTTCATCCCACAGTGCCTTTGCTACCCTGGAAGAGGAGGCTTGCACTGAGTTGGTACCGTACCTTGCTTATATTTTGGACACGTTGGTTTTTGCTTTCGGTAAATACCAGCACAAGAACCTTCTCATCCTCTATGACGCCATCGGGACTCTGGCTGACTCTGTGGGCCACCATCTCAACAAACCAGTAATTGCACAgtcaaatgcacacaaacactttGTTTCTCGGGCAAATATCTTTATAATACAATAAAGGTAGTATgttacatgcaaacacacactgaacTGCCATAGAATGTTCTAACTGATATTAATCTCACAATATTTAtcctaaagataaaaaaataactcTCTATCTTACACGCACACAAATCTGGTTTGGTAATCAATTTTAATTACAATGACCTATTTGTAATTGATTAAACTAATAGCTAAAAATAGAGTAATGTAATTCTAAATCCAACCTTTTTCTTTGTCTGACATGTTGTTGTTATGACTACTGTACGTGTGTGCTCTGTGTGCAGGAATATATTGAGATGCTGATGCCTCCATTGATTCAAAAATGGAACCAGTTGAAGGATGAAGATAAAGACCTTTTTCCCTTACTGGAGGTAGTTATCTAATACTTTCATATTAAGTaccgttaaaaaaaaataggtccgtaagatttttttattttgatttaatttttttaagaaaattaatacttttaggcAGCAAGGATATTTTAAATCAgccgaaagtgacagtaaacacatttgtacgcatttttacaaaacattatattttaaataaatgctttctgttcatcaaagaattaaaaagaaatgtatccAAAAGAACTATTCAGCAGAAGTCACAGGAATTATTAGTAGTGTTCTGAATCCAGCATGTCAGTGTGTGTAAAAGATTATGATTTAAAACAAGATCTTCATCCTCATTCTATGTTCATTCCTCTTTTAGTGTCTCTCATCTGTGGCCACGGCCCTGCAGAGCGGCTTCCTGCCATACTGTGAACCTGTCTACCAACGCTGTGTCAACCTGGTCCAGAAAACACTCGCCCAGGCCGTGGTGAGGAGCCAcacgattacacacacacacacacacatctctctgtAATACTGTCAGAAAATACTTCAAAATACCAGAATTAGGATCAAAACAAAGAGGGTTTTATCCATCATAGTGAGTATCACATGATCTCTTTCTCTGTATCACAGCTCCACCAGACTCAGCCTGAGTTTTATGAAGCTCCTGATAAAGATTTCATGATTGTGGCTCTGGATCTGCTCAGCGGGTTAGCAGAGGGTCTTGGAGGGAACATTGAACAGCTAGTTGCCCGTAGCAACATTCTCACTCTTATGTACGAGTGCATGCAGGTAACTATAGTGCACTGTAGCACCAAGGCATGACATATTTAACTCAATATAAtaacaaaagttatattttaatataatcgatttcatattttaatgtaatgtcattatttcagtcttcagtgatcctacagaaatcattctaatatggtgatttagtgctcaagaaacatttattattattatcatcagtgttgaaaccGCTTTTGAGTCTGtatcattgtttgtttgtgtcaaCCTATGCCACAGCTAGTACTAGCGGCAGCTGTTTACCACTGTATCTAGGTAACGACTGAGGTGGAGAAGACAACATCTTctctgtataaatgtatttgtccCTCTGGATTTAGCATTTAATCTTTACATGCACAGAACCGCATTTGCATTTGCCTGCTGCAGATGAATAGCGAGAGATGCAAATAATGCAAAGCCCTAAAACGATTTATTTGTGGACAAGCAGCTGTGAGAAATATAATGCGACAGTGCTAATCCTTTGAAGACTGTGTTTTCTCAGGATAAAATGCCAGAGGTTCGCCAGAGTTCTTTTGCTCTGCTGGGAGATCTGACCAAAGCCTGCTTCCAGCATGTCAAACCTTGCATCGGTATGCAGTTATAAACACACTCGCTGACACATTCTCAGTTCGATCCATCCCTGTTGTCCATCAGGCACTTTAaccttttgtctgtttgtttgtgcgAATCTCTCCTCTCTAGCTAACCTCATGCCTATCCTAGGCACAAACTTGAACCCAGAGTTGATATCAGTCTGCAACAATGCCACATGGGCCATTGGAGAAATATCCATTCAAATGGGTGGGAGTTTCATCCTCATCTTCAGTTAGTAATTTCTCTCATTTCATCATACCTTCAAGGTTAACATGCTACTTATCTCTCTGCCCAGGTTCTGAGATGCAGCCGTATGTACCGATGGTTTTACAGCAGCTTGTGGAGATCATAAACAGACCCAACACACCCAAGACACTGCTGGAGAATACAGGTACCATCTGAGGGGTGTTAGACCAGGCTGACCCCTCACAAGAGGTTTCCACCCTATCCTTTTCCCAAACTCTCCCGATCCCCATTCTGCAGTGCTTATTAATCTCCATTCAAACTCCAGGAAGTGGACCTTACAAGGTTTGGTAACTATCAAGGATTTTGGATAGTTGTGCACAGTATTCTGGGTAACTGGGTAATGAATAAGAGTAGGGGCAATTgtatgctgattttttttctatataaaaagTCCATTCCCTCAGCATATCATgtcattaaatatgaatataacagACCTTGTAACAGTCCAGCCGTGGTACTGACTGAAGTGGATTAATAAAACAGTGAGTTCCATGTTAGCGAGTAATGAGGTTACAAGCATCAGTCAGTGAGATATTCTAAACAATGCCAAATGTAAACCAACCTTGAGAGGAATATTAAGACCTGATGtcttttgattttaacatttttacttgAAGATTTGAACCTTAAATAGTCAATTTCCCCCCATTTAATTCAGAGAAAAATCCAAACTCAGATCTAAATCTGTTTTGTGGTGTTTAGATGAATGTATAGCACCTGTACCTCGCAAATTATTCCCCAGTTACACTCCACTCTGATTGGACTGCTCAAATTAAATCTCTAGCCTGAGCCGTAATGGCTGCCGACattgattttcattattttttttaatgaggttGAAGTGTAATGCTCATAACATACTCCCACAGAAACAAGGTTACTTGTAGATGTGTTCCTGTTTGTCGAtttatttctgttgttttatttacttttctttttcaatgtGAATGCATATCTGCCAATAGATGTTGAATGTTGTTTAGTTAAGGACGGCTAACGTTTGATGCAGGATTGCTGATAATTTGATTATTCATGTTGCAAAGACTAAGTCCTTTTAAAATTTAGAAGCAAGGCATGTAGCCTAGGCAAATCCATACTGACCATTGTAAGTCAGTTATAAGTTTGAGAATTAacacaccactgttcaaaagattgggtTGAGGAAGTATTAAGTAatttaatacttttgttcagcaaaataatatatttaattgatcaaatgtaACAGTAAATACTTTTTTACACCTAAGAATCTTTTACACCTAAGAATGTAAATCTGTACCacgtttctacaaaaatattaaacacagcttaagttttcaacattgaattaTGATAATAAGACATATTGATTtgggagtaatggctgcttaaaaaaaaacttaggtataaattacattttataattgaaaactatattgtaataatgttgaacaatattactgtatttttgatcaaataatgcataagagacttcttgcaATATCTTACACtcctcaaacatttgaacagtagtgtatttattCTTTATAGTGCAGGTTTCACATCATTAGTGTTATGATGTTGAGTATAATTTGTGagtatttgattatatatttaattgctAATTAATGTAACAATGGTGAACAGTGCTTAACTGTTTCAGACTCTTCGAATCAGCTCATCCTGCACTGAACTGCGTTCTCTAAtgagccaatcatctgctttctGCATGTCTCATTGGACTGTTCATAAATGCCTGTCTTTAATGAGAATGTTGCATAGTTTTGTGTCTCTTAAACTTAGGTCTCCCTCCTCTGTGCCTCTTAAGATCCCGGTGGAATCTAGTCCTCTCCATGTAGTTCGCTTGGCGTAATATGCATTTCTTAACGAAAACCAAAGAGACCGAAAGAAAGACAAGACTTttctgttctactgaagaaattTTTGTGAGTTTAAGGGAGAAAATCTTAGAAAACAAGATTGTTTTCTGTAGTCTGCAATCTGTAATCCAGGGATTTGGGGGAAAGGAATATGCACTACTCATATTACTGTCACATGCAAACGCTACATGAATCTGGCGAACGTTTCTCTGTAACCCGTAGAGGAGCCGTGTTTTCTAAGACTCCTCCCTTAAACGAGATCTATGTTTTTTTTagtgtcatattttacatttgacccTGTAGTCTGGGGCTGTGAAGAGCACTAGTGAAATCTTGTGTTTATTCTCATACACAGATTCTGTTGAGTTCTGTTTCTGagttgtctgtttgtttgtttgtttgtttgtttctttttgttttctcctcCCCCCCTCATTCGCTCATGTCTTGGTTGGCGTTTGGTGCTGTATAACCGTGATTGCGTTACCTTAGCAATAACAATTGGTCGTCTTGGTTACGTTTGTCCTCAAGAGGTGGCACCCATGCTACAGCAGTTTATAAGACCCTGGTGTGTATTATTCaatcttttatttcattcatttcctctctctgtctatctTCTGGCTTTTCTCCCtatggttctctctctctctctctctctttctctcactcgctCAGTCTCTCTCCAAACCTTGTCCCAGTGTCCTCGAAAAGGCTCCTGCTTTTCTTCACACCTCACGTCAGTATAGAAACATACAGAATTTTGTAAACGAAGCATAAATTCCACTAGCATACTATTTGGATTATCTTGTGGAAAAGACAAGGCCTGTTCAAGACATCTGAGAGAAGGTATCCCTCTCTTTCGCTCTacctttctctctgttctgtatGATTCAGTCTAAATCATTGCCAACCATGTGACTAACCCTGTCCCTCTAGGTCTTGTCGTTTAATTTGCCTCAGTAGCACCTTCATGTATTCTcaattgatttatttcagttttcacttCTGTTTTCGTCTTTTTATTGTCGCTATCTAACTACTAATTGAGTGCATGGGGTAATATCAAATGCTTTGCTGGTTTCAGGAAACGGAAGCGCTAGTTAAATGGATAAAATGATGAGAAATGGAAAAGCTTCTTTGAAAAGCATTTCTCCTCCCCATTAGATGCGGAGTCTTTTAGCAGCATGATTCAATCCCAGAATGCCTGCCCCAAAATTTGCACTAGTTTAACAGAATACATGGTGCTATATA includes the following:
- the LOC127957985 gene encoding transportin-1 isoform X2; protein product: MECQWKPDEQGLQQILQLLKESQSPDTSTQRSVQQKLEQLNQYPDFNNYLIFVLTKLKTEDEPTRSLSGLILKNNVKAHYQNFPNGVSDFIKNECLQNIGDSSPLIRATVGILITTIASKGELQNWPELLPKLCLLLDSEDYNTCEGAFGALQKICEDSAEILDSDMLDRPLNVMIPKFLQFFKHSSPKIRSHAIACVNQFIISRTQALMLHIDPFIENLFALAGDEEPEVRKNVCRALVMLLEVRLDRLLPHMHNIIEYMLQRTQDQDENVALEACEFWLTLAEQPVCKEVLCGHLPKLIPVLVNGMKYSEIDIILLKGDVEEDEAIPDNEQDIRPRFHRSRTVAQQHEGGDSIEEDDDEDDLDDDETISDWNLRKCSAAALDVLANVFRDDLLLHILPLLKELLFHPEWLVKESGILVLGAIAEGCMQGMIPYLPELIPHLVQCLSDKKALVRSITCWTLSRYAHWVVSQPPDIYLKPLMTELLKRILDSNKRVQEAACSAFATLEEEACTELVPYLAYILDTLVFAFGKYQHKNLLILYDAIGTLADSVGHHLNKPEYIEMLMPPLIQKWNQLKDEDKDLFPLLECLSSVATALQSGFLPYCEPVYQRCVNLVQKTLAQAVLHQTQPEFYEAPDKDFMIVALDLLSGLAEGLGGNIEQLVARSNILTLMYECMQDKMPEVRQSSFALLGDLTKACFQHVKPCIANLMPILGTNLNPELISVCNNATWAIGEISIQMGSEMQPYVPMVLQQLVEIINRPNTPKTLLENTAITIGRLGYVCPQEVAPMLQQFIRPWCTSLRNIRDNEEKDSAFRGICTMITVNPGGVVQDFIFFCDAVASWMNPKDDLREMFYKILHGFKNQVGDENWRHFSDQFPLPLKERLAAFYGV
- the LOC127957985 gene encoding transportin-1 isoform X1 translates to MECQWKPDEQGLQQILQLLKESQSPDTSTQRSVQQKLEQLNQYPDFNNYLIFVLTKLKTEDEPTRSLSGLILKNNVKAHYQNFPNGVSDFIKNECLQNIGDSSPLIRATVGILITTIASKGELQNWPELLPKLCLLLDSEDYNTCEGAFGALQKICEDSAEILDSDMLDRPLNVMIPKFLQFFKHSSPKIRSHAIACVNQFIISRTQALMLHIDPFIENLFALAGDEEPEVRKNVCRALVMLLEVRLDRLLPHMHNIIEYMLQRTQDQDENVALEACEFWLTLAEQPVCKEVLCGHLPKLIPVLVNGMKYSEIDIILLKGDVEEDEAIPDNEQDIRPRFHRSRTVAQQHEGGDSIEEDDDEDDLDDDETISDWNLRKCSAAALDVLANVFRDDLLLHILPLLKELLFHPEWLVKESGILVLGAIAEGCMQGMIPYLPELIPHLVQCLSDKKALVRSITCWTLSRYAHWVVSQPPDIYLKPLMTELLKRILDSNKRVQEAACSAFATLEEEACTELVPYLAYILDTLVFAFGKYQHKNLLILYDAIGTLADSVGHHLNKPEYIEMLMPPLIQKWNQLKDEDKDLFPLLECLSSVATALQSGFLPYCEPVYQRCVNLVQKTLAQAVLHQTQPEFYEAPDKDFMIVALDLLSGLAEGLGGNIEQLVARSNILTLMYECMQTVFSQDKMPEVRQSSFALLGDLTKACFQHVKPCIANLMPILGTNLNPELISVCNNATWAIGEISIQMGSEMQPYVPMVLQQLVEIINRPNTPKTLLENTAITIGRLGYVCPQEVAPMLQQFIRPWCTSLRNIRDNEEKDSAFRGICTMITVNPGGVVQDFIFFCDAVASWMNPKDDLREMFYKILHGFKNQVGDENWRHFSDQFPLPLKERLAAFYGV